A genome region from Crossiella equi includes the following:
- a CDS encoding NYN domain-containing protein — protein sequence MTEKAVLLVDWDNLAGAILGRGSRVVREQVHQLWAWANQQSGYQLKYAHLAATHFDHTIKAVMAQHGIKEESVRSTKEQADILLTVLAMDYLHQGVEQFFLVTGDQDFIPLISRLNQDNRKVTVVYGDPARLSVELRNTLANTGAEAVDIADVVDFTGPPGDHGARGVLGLLELQRRGFILGGQETGKRAGLLAGWGVLPNAEHNEYWSLTGVLTEKVQRLDAAVKGPDNTWLPKSAQRTCLRIDDAVWADIVAADHLVRLLAGRPQGVSYTALRSGPLATDDGSALDRVVDALLSIGLARRGADDRFTPGLEGLQLGYLEPLWRVYACVSEECFHRGRNGIPHERVENSLVKGGLGQGREARSRHRVGEALKYAKSAGVIDTVAVQGKRQVITPVSGLTRPFERGYRELYRLLGTERTRSTTEVLAVLEERDQGLATPLFGYGNRDRHRLLRILHQSRLLVWHNDTVRVNFSKWG from the coding sequence ATGACGGAGAAGGCCGTCCTGCTCGTCGACTGGGACAACCTGGCGGGCGCCATCCTGGGCCGCGGCTCCCGGGTGGTCCGCGAGCAGGTGCACCAGCTGTGGGCCTGGGCCAACCAGCAGAGCGGGTACCAGCTCAAGTACGCCCACCTGGCCGCGACCCACTTCGACCACACCATCAAGGCCGTCATGGCCCAGCACGGGATCAAGGAGGAGTCCGTCCGCAGCACCAAGGAGCAGGCGGACATCCTGCTCACCGTGCTGGCCATGGACTACCTGCACCAGGGTGTCGAGCAGTTCTTCCTGGTCACCGGCGACCAGGACTTCATCCCCCTGATCTCGCGGCTGAACCAGGACAACCGCAAGGTCACCGTGGTCTACGGCGATCCGGCCCGGCTCAGCGTGGAGCTGCGCAACACGCTGGCCAACACCGGGGCGGAGGCGGTGGACATCGCCGATGTCGTCGACTTCACCGGCCCGCCGGGCGACCACGGTGCCCGAGGCGTGCTCGGGCTGCTGGAGCTCCAGCGGCGGGGGTTCATCCTCGGCGGCCAGGAGACGGGCAAGCGGGCCGGTCTGCTGGCGGGCTGGGGCGTGCTCCCCAACGCCGAGCACAACGAGTACTGGTCCCTGACCGGCGTGCTCACCGAGAAGGTCCAGCGGCTCGACGCGGCGGTCAAGGGGCCCGACAACACGTGGCTGCCCAAATCGGCCCAACGCACGTGTCTCCGGATCGACGACGCGGTGTGGGCCGACATCGTCGCCGCCGACCACCTCGTGCGGCTGCTGGCCGGGCGGCCCCAGGGGGTGTCCTACACCGCGCTGCGCAGCGGACCGCTGGCCACCGACGACGGCAGCGCGCTGGACCGCGTGGTGGACGCCCTGCTGTCCATCGGCCTGGCCCGGCGCGGCGCCGACGACCGGTTCACCCCCGGGCTGGAGGGGTTGCAGCTGGGCTACCTCGAACCGCTGTGGCGGGTGTACGCGTGTGTGAGCGAGGAGTGCTTCCACCGTGGCCGCAACGGCATCCCCCACGAACGCGTGGAGAACTCCCTGGTGAAGGGCGGCCTCGGTCAGGGCAGGGAGGCCCGCTCGCGGCACCGGGTCGGCGAGGCGCTCAAGTACGCCAAGTCCGCCGGGGTGATCGACACGGTCGCGGTGCAGGGCAAGCGGCAGGTGATCACCCCGGTGTCCGGGCTGACCAGGCCGTTCGAGCGTGGCTACCGCGAGCTGTACCGGCTGCTGGGCACCGAGCGGACCCGGTCGACCACCGAGGTGCTGGCCGTGCTGGAGGAGCGGGACCAGGGGCTGGCCACCCCGCTGTTCGGCTACGGGAACAGGGACCGGCACCGGCTGCTGCGGATCCTGCACCAGTCCAGGCTCCTGGTGTGGCACAACGACACCGTGCGCGTGAACTTCTCCAAGTGGGGCTGA
- a CDS encoding methyltransferase, whose amino-acid sequence MAREVVVGNTGRMASESSDVLAPLPLMQLGAGFWGFKTFATALGLGLLTRLADGSTMDVAEAPETLRLFWDANYCLSTFTARSLGETYDFSSHSRMLDVGGGARAFPIELARQYPGLSATIYDLPHVCPLAEAKIEESGMSGRISTVAGDFLRETELPGGHDVVLFSMNMHNWGENTCRELLKRACGALPAGGVVLIAELVPNPERTGPAEAALMGMDPLTETQVGRNYSEAEYTTWLREAGFAEVRTLPLRAAGVYGVVLGVKR is encoded by the coding sequence GTGGCCAGAGAAGTGGTGGTGGGCAATACTGGCCGCATGGCTAGCGAAAGTAGTGATGTGCTGGCGCCATTACCGTTGATGCAGCTGGGTGCCGGTTTCTGGGGTTTCAAGACTTTTGCCACGGCCTTGGGTCTCGGCCTGTTAACCCGGCTCGCCGACGGATCGACGATGGACGTCGCGGAGGCCCCGGAGACGCTGCGGCTGTTCTGGGACGCGAACTACTGCCTCTCCACGTTCACCGCCCGTTCGCTTGGTGAGACCTACGATTTCAGTTCGCATTCCAGGATGCTGGACGTCGGCGGCGGTGCGCGTGCGTTCCCGATCGAGCTGGCCCGCCAATACCCGGGCCTGTCGGCCACCATTTACGACCTGCCCCATGTGTGCCCGCTCGCCGAGGCCAAGATCGAGGAATCGGGAATGTCGGGCCGGATCTCCACGGTGGCCGGGGACTTCCTGCGCGAGACCGAATTGCCCGGTGGGCACGATGTCGTCCTGTTCAGCATGAACATGCACAACTGGGGCGAGAACACCTGTCGCGAACTGCTGAAACGAGCTTGTGGCGCCCTGCCCGCCGGTGGGGTGGTGCTGATCGCGGAACTGGTGCCCAACCCCGAGCGCACCGGACCCGCCGAGGCGGCGTTGATGGGGATGGACCCGCTCACCGAGACCCAGGTCGGCCGGAACTACTCCGAGGCCGAGTACACGACCTGGCTGCGCGAGGCCGGGTTCGCCGAGGTCCGCACCCTGCCGCTGCGGGCGGCGGGCGTGTACGGGGTCGTGCTGGGTGTCAAGCGCTGA
- a CDS encoding winged helix-turn-helix transcriptional regulator, which translates to MSEYSGCAFLVDCPARLAIEIIADKWSVVVLAALSGRPRRHGELVDLIGGISRKVLTQTLRRLQGYGLVDRRAEAGRGEYRLTDLGRTLVEPIAVLTEWAREHGGAVVAFQESTA; encoded by the coding sequence GTGAGCGAGTACTCCGGCTGCGCCTTCCTCGTCGACTGCCCGGCCCGGCTGGCGATCGAGATCATCGCCGACAAGTGGTCGGTGGTCGTGCTCGCCGCGCTGAGCGGGCGGCCGCGCCGGCACGGTGAACTGGTCGACCTGATCGGCGGGATCTCGCGGAAGGTGCTGACCCAGACGCTGCGGCGGTTGCAGGGGTACGGCCTGGTCGACCGCCGTGCCGAAGCGGGCAGGGGCGAGTACCGGCTGACGGACCTGGGCCGCACGCTGGTGGAGCCGATCGCCGTGCTGACCGAGTGGGCCCGCGAGCACGGCGGCGCGGTGGTGGCGTTCCAGGAGTCCACCGCCTGA
- a CDS encoding serine hydrolase domain-containing protein → MKHLSAAAATATALLLVGATPATADPAIGNVQQAMDELVTTPGVVGAISGAYLDGRPVGRGSAGSRLLHGQGGAIPADARFRIGSQTKTMSAVVLLQLVDEGKLRLDSKLADLLPEVAANGLVERADEITVQQLVQHTSGVPDYFSRPGSSAPVFDIFDFTTYHRPLDVVETTRGLPRTGEPGEKFTYSNTGYTLIGMIIERLTGRPLAREFDRRLFGPLGMSRTYQTTRPPEGIEGPHGHGYYPDATGVLRDVDRFNASWANAAGGVVSTTRDISAFQRAFHQGRLLPPALRDIITKGPQPQEAARRGGAECDFKAFGGSAPGYTAMTFTTGDGRQQFAVSVTHGSTDENTIFSAMFTAGQAVMCPAR, encoded by the coding sequence GTGAAGCACCTCTCCGCTGCCGCCGCGACCGCGACCGCCCTGCTGCTGGTCGGCGCCACACCCGCGACGGCCGACCCCGCGATCGGGAACGTCCAGCAGGCCATGGACGAGCTGGTCACCACGCCCGGTGTGGTGGGCGCGATCAGCGGCGCCTACCTCGACGGCAGGCCGGTCGGCCGCGGCTCGGCCGGGTCGCGGCTGCTGCACGGCCAGGGCGGCGCGATCCCGGCGGACGCCCGGTTCCGCATCGGGTCGCAGACCAAGACCATGTCGGCAGTCGTGCTGCTGCAGCTCGTCGACGAGGGCAAGCTCCGCCTGGACAGCAAGCTCGCCGACCTGCTGCCCGAGGTCGCCGCCAACGGCCTGGTCGAGCGGGCCGACGAGATCACCGTCCAGCAGCTGGTCCAGCACACCTCGGGCGTACCGGACTACTTCTCGCGGCCGGGTTCATCCGCCCCGGTCTTCGACATCTTCGACTTCACCACCTACCACCGCCCGCTGGACGTGGTGGAGACGACGCGGGGCCTGCCGCGCACCGGCGAACCGGGCGAGAAGTTCACCTACTCCAACACCGGCTACACCCTGATCGGCATGATCATCGAACGCCTGACCGGCCGCCCGCTGGCCCGCGAGTTCGACCGCCGCCTGTTCGGCCCGCTGGGCATGTCCCGCACCTACCAGACCACCCGGCCGCCGGAGGGCATCGAGGGCCCGCACGGCCACGGCTACTACCCCGACGCCACCGGCGTGCTGCGCGACGTGGACCGCTTCAACGCCAGCTGGGCCAACGCCGCGGGCGGGGTCGTCTCCACCACACGCGACATCAGCGCCTTCCAGCGGGCCTTCCACCAGGGCAGGCTGCTGCCCCCGGCCCTGCGCGACATCATCACCAAGGGCCCGCAGCCCCAGGAGGCCGCGCGGCGCGGCGGTGCGGAGTGCGACTTCAAGGCCTTCGGCGGCTCGGCGCCCGGGTACACCGCGATGACCTTCACCACCGGCGACGGCCGCCAGCAGTTCGCCGTCTCGGTCACGCACGGCTCCACCGATGAGAACACCATCTTCTCGGCGATGTTCACCGCGGGGCAAGCCGTGATGTGCCCGGCGCGCTGA
- a CDS encoding sensor histidine kinase has protein sequence MDRRPGLSARLKLTLSYAGVVLATGAVLIAVAWLYLLRYVPDKDQGLLGISPNRWLLSRTFGYSAATAMAVLLAVGLVGGWFLAGRMLSPLQRLGDAARLASKGSLAHRVRLPGRRDEFRELADVFDTMLEQLESHVAKQRRFAANASHELRTPLAISQSLLDLARTDPTQDREELLERLHTANRRSIDLTEALLLLSRTERGVAAREPVDLSLLAEDAAETLLPFAEKRGVSLETTGEQAVVEGSPVLLSRVVTNLVQNAVVHNLPNGTVTVHTEARRDSCVLRVENTGPVLPPDLVPTLVEPFQRATERVRTEDHAGVGLGLAIVHSIVAAHDGTLTLKSRANGGLVVLVRLPVSAPGTSRLAPR, from the coding sequence GTGGATAGGCGTCCGGGCCTGAGCGCCCGCCTCAAGCTCACCCTCAGCTACGCCGGGGTCGTGCTGGCCACCGGTGCCGTGCTGATCGCCGTGGCCTGGCTGTACCTGCTGCGCTACGTGCCCGACAAGGACCAGGGCCTGCTCGGCATCAGCCCGAACCGGTGGCTGCTCAGCCGCACCTTCGGCTACAGCGCGGCCACCGCCATGGCCGTGCTGCTCGCGGTCGGCCTGGTCGGCGGCTGGTTCCTCGCTGGGCGCATGCTCTCCCCGTTGCAGCGCCTCGGCGATGCCGCGCGGCTGGCCTCGAAGGGGTCGCTGGCCCACCGGGTCCGCCTGCCCGGCCGCCGGGACGAGTTCCGCGAGCTGGCCGACGTCTTCGACACCATGCTCGAACAGCTGGAGTCCCACGTCGCCAAACAGCGCCGGTTCGCCGCGAACGCCTCGCACGAGCTGCGCACCCCGCTGGCCATCTCGCAGTCCCTGCTCGACCTCGCCCGCACCGACCCCACGCAGGACCGCGAGGAGCTGCTGGAACGCCTGCACACGGCCAACCGCCGCTCGATCGACCTCACCGAGGCCCTCTTGCTGCTCAGCCGCACCGAACGCGGCGTGGCCGCCCGCGAGCCCGTCGACCTGTCCCTGCTGGCCGAGGACGCCGCCGAGACGCTGCTGCCGTTCGCGGAGAAGCGCGGGGTCAGCCTGGAGACCACCGGCGAGCAGGCCGTGGTCGAGGGCTCCCCGGTGCTGCTGTCGCGCGTGGTGACCAACCTCGTCCAGAACGCCGTCGTGCACAACCTGCCCAACGGCACCGTCACCGTGCACACCGAGGCGCGGCGGGACTCCTGCGTGCTGCGGGTGGAGAACACCGGCCCGGTGCTGCCACCGGACCTGGTGCCCACCCTCGTCGAACCGTTCCAGCGCGCCACCGAACGCGTCCGCACCGAGGACCACGCCGGGGTCGGGCTCGGGCTGGCCATCGTGCACAGCATCGTCGCCGCCCACGATGGCACCCTCACCCTCAAGTCCCGGGCCAACGGAGGCCTCGTGGTCCTGGTGCGGCTGCCGGTCAGCGCGCCGGGCACATCACGGCTTGCCCCGCGGTGA
- the paaI gene encoding hydroxyphenylacetyl-CoA thioesterase PaaI: protein MWAADAASKALGMVLDHAGPGESRISMVVRADMVNGWDICHGGLIATLADSAFAVACNGHGAVTVAAGFQVDFLEPARLGDHLVAEAREVALRGRSGVYDVTVRRGDTVIAEFRGRSRSRKA, encoded by the coding sequence ATGTGGGCCGCCGACGCCGCCAGCAAGGCACTGGGCATGGTGCTCGACCACGCGGGCCCGGGCGAGTCCCGGATCTCGATGGTGGTGCGCGCGGACATGGTGAACGGCTGGGACATCTGCCACGGTGGCCTGATCGCCACCCTGGCCGACAGCGCGTTCGCCGTCGCCTGCAACGGCCACGGCGCGGTCACCGTCGCGGCGGGCTTCCAGGTCGACTTCCTGGAACCGGCCCGCCTGGGTGACCACCTGGTGGCCGAGGCGCGTGAGGTCGCGCTGCGGGGCCGGTCGGGCGTCTACGACGTGACCGTGCGGCGCGGGGACACGGTGATCGCCGAGTTCCGGGGGCGCAGCCGGTCGCGGAAGGCCTGA
- a CDS encoding AMP-binding protein: MGADEFLTELMDWHFSPETGSPFWLDRLPRLGFDPREAVRTHADLRLFPNFVDELRDVPVADLVPRGYGGAADIVGCYDSGGTTGAPKRLLLHADWFDDYLPWVCGRMDELGFPPAGNWLALAPTGPHVFGRVVADLVRLRRGVLFTVDLDPRWVRRCLAEGRTEEAERYTEHLVDQAEAVLTGQRVDVLVATPPLLERLARRPALVEAITENVRAVLWGGASLDPDTRQLLREEVFPGVGLFGMYGSTTILGGAMERLAELGDPECVFDPFSPRMTFSVVDPATGAEVAEGERGQVVMHHVSRSLLLPNNLERDLATRIAAPPGVPGCSVADVAPVSSFQNTRVIEGVY, from the coding sequence TTGGGCGCCGATGAGTTCCTCACCGAGTTGATGGACTGGCACTTCTCCCCGGAGACGGGGTCGCCGTTCTGGCTCGACCGGTTGCCCCGCCTGGGTTTCGACCCCCGCGAGGCCGTGCGCACGCACGCCGACCTCCGGCTGTTCCCCAACTTCGTGGACGAGCTGCGCGACGTGCCGGTCGCCGACCTGGTGCCGCGCGGCTACGGCGGTGCCGCGGACATCGTCGGCTGCTACGACAGCGGCGGTACCACCGGTGCCCCCAAACGCCTGCTGCTGCACGCCGACTGGTTCGACGACTACCTGCCCTGGGTGTGCGGGCGCATGGACGAGCTCGGCTTCCCCCCGGCGGGCAACTGGCTCGCGCTCGCGCCCACCGGCCCGCACGTCTTCGGCCGGGTGGTCGCCGACCTGGTGCGGCTGCGCCGGGGAGTCCTGTTCACCGTCGACCTCGACCCGCGCTGGGTCCGGCGCTGCCTGGCGGAGGGGCGGACCGAGGAGGCCGAGCGGTACACCGAGCACTTGGTGGACCAAGCCGAGGCCGTCCTCACCGGACAGCGGGTGGACGTGCTGGTGGCCACGCCGCCCCTGCTGGAGCGCCTGGCCCGGCGGCCCGCGCTGGTGGAGGCGATCACGGAGAACGTGCGCGCGGTGCTGTGGGGCGGGGCCAGCCTGGACCCGGACACGCGCCAGCTGCTGCGCGAGGAGGTCTTCCCCGGGGTCGGGCTGTTCGGCATGTACGGCAGCACCACGATCCTCGGCGGCGCCATGGAACGGCTGGCCGAGCTCGGGGACCCGGAGTGCGTGTTCGACCCCTTCTCCCCGCGCATGACCTTCTCGGTGGTCGACCCGGCCACGGGGGCGGAGGTGGCCGAGGGCGAGCGCGGCCAGGTGGTCATGCACCACGTCAGCCGTTCGCTGCTGCTGCCGAACAACCTCGAACGCGACCTGGCCACGCGGATCGCCGCCCCGCCGGGGGTGCCCGGCTGCTCGGTCGCCGACGTGGCGCCGGTGAGCTCCTTCCAGAACACGCGCGTCATCGAGGGCGTGTACTGA
- a CDS encoding sensor histidine kinase, translated as MDEHKPRRGELRIYLGAAPGVGKTHTMLAEAHRRLRRGTDVVVGLVETHGRVRTAAQLNGLEVVPRKVVRHRGAELTEMDLDALLARRPEVALVDELAHTNAPGSRNGKRWEDVEELLEAGIDVLSTVNIQHLASLNDVVHRITGVRQQETVPDAVVRRAEQVQLIDLTPEELRGRLAHGEVYAEHKVEAALAKYFRAGNLTALRQLAILWLADQVDDEPLPDLESRERVVVAVTGGPESETMIRRAQRIAAKAGAELLVVNVLSGGVLPGPSPATIASCRRIAKDLGATFHSVVGDEVPAALLEFARGVHATQLVLGTSRRGRLARLFDEGIGAAVVQDAGPIDVHLITHDEVPRGPRRAGGRTALSRDRRLLGWALALLLPALVTALGLWSRAEHGAFSTELVGFMLVTCVVAVTGGLGPALCAAFAGGGLYLFAEAYRDRASTPENVITLVALVIVAVVVALVVDRAAGLAELATRARREAGLLAEYSRTVLSEDNPLPRLLAKVRTDFGLDSVALLERRDDGDWTHVAGAGTRTGAEDARVAVTPDVHLALHGRTLPAADQRVLEAAAGQALLALRHQRLAAHNAGAQEKAERTEARAALLAAVGHDLRAPLATLTTAVAGLPDHPGTATLKGSAGRLTGVLTNLLDSSLVATGSLAPDLVPVRYDEVVAAALADVDDRAVLSVAVDAGLPPVLADPDLLTRVVADLLHNALRHGRLHPRRVVDVDGDGRVAEDEPEIALRASAHGGHVELRVVDHGPGRSRKDARGSGLDLPVAKGFTEAMGGTVAVEDTPGGGLTVVVSLPRVRLGSASSMAERDPHAREGL; from the coding sequence ATGGACGAGCACAAACCCCGGCGCGGTGAGCTGCGCATCTACCTCGGCGCCGCGCCCGGGGTCGGCAAGACGCACACCATGCTCGCCGAGGCGCACCGCCGCCTGCGGCGTGGTACCGACGTGGTGGTCGGCCTGGTCGAGACGCACGGCCGCGTCCGGACCGCCGCGCAGCTGAACGGCCTGGAAGTGGTGCCGCGCAAGGTGGTCCGGCACCGCGGGGCCGAGCTCACCGAGATGGACCTCGACGCCTTGCTGGCGCGCAGGCCCGAGGTGGCCCTGGTCGACGAGCTCGCGCACACCAACGCGCCCGGGTCGCGCAACGGCAAGCGGTGGGAGGACGTCGAGGAGCTGCTGGAGGCGGGCATCGACGTGCTGTCCACGGTGAACATCCAGCACCTGGCGAGCCTCAACGACGTGGTGCACCGCATCACCGGCGTGCGGCAGCAGGAGACCGTGCCGGACGCGGTGGTGCGGCGTGCCGAGCAGGTCCAGCTCATCGACCTCACGCCCGAGGAGCTGCGCGGGCGGCTGGCCCACGGTGAGGTCTACGCCGAGCACAAGGTCGAGGCGGCCCTGGCCAAGTACTTCCGGGCCGGCAACCTCACCGCGTTGCGGCAGCTGGCCATCCTGTGGCTGGCCGACCAGGTCGACGACGAGCCGCTGCCCGACCTGGAGAGCCGCGAGCGGGTGGTGGTCGCGGTGACCGGCGGGCCGGAGAGCGAGACGATGATCCGCCGGGCGCAGCGCATCGCGGCCAAGGCCGGGGCCGAGCTGCTCGTGGTCAACGTGCTCAGCGGCGGTGTGCTGCCCGGCCCGTCCCCGGCCACCATCGCCTCCTGTCGCCGCATCGCCAAGGACCTGGGCGCCACCTTCCACTCCGTGGTCGGGGACGAGGTGCCCGCCGCCCTGCTGGAGTTCGCCCGGGGTGTGCACGCCACCCAGCTCGTGCTCGGCACCTCCCGGCGCGGACGCCTGGCCCGGCTGTTCGACGAGGGCATCGGCGCGGCGGTGGTCCAGGACGCCGGGCCGATCGACGTGCACCTCATCACCCACGACGAGGTGCCCCGCGGTCCGCGCCGCGCCGGTGGCCGCACCGCGCTCAGCCGCGACCGGCGGCTCCTGGGCTGGGCGCTGGCACTGCTGCTGCCCGCCCTGGTCACCGCGCTCGGCCTGTGGTCCCGCGCCGAACACGGCGCCTTCTCCACCGAGCTGGTCGGCTTCATGCTGGTCACCTGCGTGGTGGCGGTGACCGGCGGCCTGGGCCCGGCGCTGTGCGCGGCCTTCGCGGGCGGCGGCCTGTACCTGTTCGCCGAGGCCTACCGCGACCGCGCGAGCACCCCGGAGAACGTGATCACCCTGGTGGCACTCGTCATCGTGGCCGTGGTGGTGGCCCTGGTGGTCGACCGCGCGGCGGGCCTGGCCGAGCTGGCCACCCGCGCCCGCCGGGAGGCCGGACTGCTGGCCGAGTACTCCCGCACGGTGCTCAGCGAGGACAACCCGCTGCCCCGCCTGCTGGCCAAGGTCCGGACGGACTTCGGCCTGGACTCGGTGGCCCTGCTGGAACGCCGGGACGACGGCGACTGGACCCACGTGGCCGGGGCGGGCACGCGGACCGGTGCGGAGGACGCCCGGGTCGCGGTCACCCCGGACGTGCACCTGGCCCTGCACGGCCGGACGCTGCCCGCCGCCGACCAGCGGGTGCTGGAAGCGGCGGCCGGCCAGGCCCTGCTCGCCCTGCGGCACCAGCGCCTGGCCGCGCACAACGCCGGTGCCCAGGAGAAGGCCGAACGCACCGAGGCGCGCGCGGCCCTGCTGGCGGCGGTCGGCCACGACCTGCGCGCCCCGCTGGCCACCCTCACCACCGCCGTGGCGGGCCTGCCCGACCACCCGGGCACGGCGACCCTGAAAGGCTCGGCGGGCCGCCTGACCGGCGTGCTGACCAACCTGCTGGACTCCTCCCTGGTCGCCACCGGCTCCCTGGCCCCGGACCTGGTCCCGGTGCGCTACGACGAGGTCGTCGCCGCCGCCCTGGCCGATGTGGACGACCGCGCGGTGCTCTCGGTCGCGGTCGACGCCGGGCTGCCCCCGGTCCTGGCCGACCCGGACCTGCTCACCCGCGTGGTCGCCGACCTCCTGCACAACGCCCTGCGCCACGGCCGCCTGCACCCGCGCCGGGTGGTCGACGTGGACGGCGACGGCCGGGTCGCCGAGGACGAGCCGGAGATCGCCCTCCGGGCCAGCGCCCACGGTGGACACGTGGAGCTGCGGGTGGTCGACCACGGCCCCGGGCGGTCGAGGAAGGACGCGCGCGGGAGCGGGCTGGACCTGCCGGTGGCCAAGGGCTTCACCGAGGCCATGGGCGGCACGGTGGCGGTGGAGGACACCCCCGGTGGCGGCCTGACCGTCGTGGTCTCGCTGCCGCGCGTGCGCCTGGGCAGCGCTTCAAGCATGGCTGAACGGGATCCGCACGCCCGGGAAGGCTTGTGA
- a CDS encoding aldehyde dehydrogenase family protein: MTMTTDPTAIVDRLRTYAATGATRPLEWRLEQLRALRRLLTEHRDDITAAVHADLRRDPADTWAVEVGACVHEIDHFLANLEEWLRPEQVTSETLSTLPEGTTASVQFDPLGTVLVIAPWNYPVRLLLVPVIGALAAGNNVVVKPSELAEATSAVIARLVPLYFSPDVFAVVEGGVPETTALLAQRFDHIFYTGNGMVGRIVLRAAAEHLTPATLELGGKSPVFVDRDVDLKVVAQRLARVKWLNAGQTCVAPDYVLTDPETSAALERELAAALVELHGEDPAQSPTYPRIINERHFDRLVGLLDSGRTVTGGQHDRSDKFIAPTVLTEVKPDAPVMAEEIFGPILPIVHVADLDEAITFITARDKPLALYAFTGNEVTRARLSTETSSGALTFGQPVVHLRVPELPFGGVGESGYGNYHGRHSLVTFSHRKSKLDVPLG; encoded by the coding sequence ATGACCATGACCACCGATCCGACCGCCATCGTCGACCGGCTCCGCACCTACGCCGCCACCGGCGCCACCAGGCCGCTGGAGTGGCGCCTGGAGCAGCTCCGGGCGCTGCGGCGGCTGCTGACCGAGCACCGGGACGACATCACCGCGGCCGTGCACGCCGACCTGCGGCGCGACCCGGCCGACACCTGGGCGGTCGAGGTCGGCGCGTGCGTGCACGAGATCGACCACTTCCTGGCCAACCTCGAGGAGTGGCTGCGGCCGGAACAGGTCACCTCCGAGACGCTGTCCACCCTGCCCGAGGGCACCACGGCCTCGGTGCAGTTCGACCCGCTGGGCACGGTGCTGGTCATCGCGCCGTGGAACTACCCGGTGCGGCTGCTGCTGGTGCCGGTCATCGGCGCCCTGGCGGCGGGCAACAACGTGGTGGTCAAGCCCAGTGAGCTGGCCGAGGCCACCTCGGCGGTCATCGCGCGCCTGGTGCCGCTGTACTTCTCCCCGGACGTCTTCGCCGTGGTCGAGGGCGGCGTGCCGGAGACCACCGCGCTGCTGGCGCAGCGGTTCGACCACATCTTCTACACCGGCAACGGCATGGTGGGTCGCATCGTGCTGCGCGCGGCGGCCGAGCACCTCACCCCGGCCACCCTGGAGCTGGGCGGCAAGTCCCCGGTGTTCGTCGACCGGGACGTCGACCTCAAGGTCGTGGCCCAGCGCCTGGCCCGGGTCAAGTGGCTCAACGCTGGCCAGACCTGCGTGGCGCCGGACTACGTGCTCACCGACCCGGAGACCAGCGCGGCCCTGGAGCGCGAGCTGGCCGCGGCCCTGGTCGAGCTGCACGGCGAGGACCCGGCCCAGTCGCCGACCTACCCGCGCATCATCAACGAGCGCCACTTCGACCGCCTGGTCGGCCTGCTCGACTCCGGCCGCACCGTCACCGGCGGCCAGCACGACCGCTCGGACAAGTTCATCGCGCCGACCGTGCTCACCGAGGTCAAGCCGGACGCCCCGGTCATGGCCGAGGAGATCTTCGGCCCGATCCTGCCGATCGTGCACGTGGCCGACCTGGACGAGGCCATCACCTTCATCACCGCCCGCGACAAGCCGCTGGCGCTGTACGCCTTCACCGGCAACGAGGTCACGCGGGCGCGCCTGTCCACGGAGACCTCCTCGGGCGCGCTCACCTTCGGCCAGCCCGTGGTGCACCTGCGGGTCCCGGAGCTGCCGTTCGGCGGCGTGGGCGAGAGCGGCTACGGCAACTACCACGGGCGCCACTCGCTGGTCACCTTCAGCCACCGCAAGTCCAAGCTGGACGTCCCGCTGGGCTGA
- a CDS encoding response regulator transcription factor produces the protein MRVLIVEDEPHLAEAVRDGLRLEAIAADIAGDGHTALELLSVNSYDLAVLDRDVPGPSGDEVARHIVASGSGIPILMLTAADRIDDKASGFGLGADDYLTKPFDLRELVLRLRALDRRRAHNRPPVHELAGLRLDPFRREVFRDGRYVALTRKQFAVLEVLVAAGGGVVSAEELLERAWDENADPFTNAVRITVSALRKRLGEPWLIATVPGVGYRIDISG, from the coding sequence ATGCGCGTGCTGATCGTGGAGGACGAGCCGCACCTGGCCGAGGCCGTCCGGGACGGGCTGCGGCTGGAGGCGATCGCCGCCGACATCGCCGGGGACGGCCACACCGCCCTGGAGCTGCTCAGCGTCAACTCCTACGACCTGGCCGTGCTGGACCGCGACGTCCCCGGCCCCTCCGGTGACGAGGTCGCCCGGCACATCGTGGCCTCGGGCAGCGGCATCCCGATCCTCATGCTCACCGCCGCGGACCGCATCGACGACAAGGCCTCCGGGTTCGGCCTGGGCGCCGACGACTACCTCACCAAGCCGTTCGACCTGCGCGAGCTGGTCCTGCGCCTGCGCGCCCTGGACCGCAGGCGCGCGCACAACCGGCCGCCGGTGCACGAGCTGGCGGGCCTGCGCCTGGACCCGTTCCGCCGGGAGGTCTTCCGTGACGGGCGCTACGTGGCGCTGACCCGCAAGCAGTTCGCCGTGCTGGAGGTCCTGGTGGCCGCCGGGGGCGGGGTGGTCTCCGCCGAGGAGCTGCTGGAGCGGGCCTGGGACGAGAACGCCGACCCGTTCACCAACGCCGTCCGCATCACGGTGTCCGCGCTGCGCAAACGCCTCGGCGAACCCTGGCTGATCGCCACCGTGCCCGGGGTCGGCTACCGCATCGACATCAGTGGATAG